In Lineus longissimus chromosome 7, tnLinLong1.2, whole genome shotgun sequence, a genomic segment contains:
- the LOC135491161 gene encoding uncharacterized protein LOC135491161 produces MDNTRPKTRGNKARDAGKKGKKGTRKRSSEQGDGQRGAKRTKRDQPADNVGIGNQDMTQTCKDMMANMNLMMTNMNKFFATKALSQDPVTIEDTDAAGEVAGAEANEASEDTGLFSKNNAVTDMGKAHLSSSFTSVALALDAHVKIEHKEKIWANVDIAKLLNPASQKKQSFKVNGTGTDGDETLTFSFGVPKVKITSFSQWQSAFAIFQSIYLDKFPAVSKQLLSYEASVKDLMVRGGDWMFYDEGFHRNMGVNPRQWDEPLWELWVRAIHQKRNNPAQINQQPFRQGKKGLLGASTRKFPAGTCWRYNGGRPCPGCNFPHKCSDCGGTHLATRCAGQTRSTSNPTCQPQLQSSPTSSGRPKSIVTPPNGPMRSNQPPNAKPAANAH; encoded by the coding sequence ATGGACAACACCCGCCCAAAGACAAGGGGGAATAAAGCGAGGGATGCAGGCAAGAAAGGCAAGAAAGGCACTCGTAAACGTTCGTCCGAACAAGGGGATGGGCAGCGTGGAGCAAAGCGCACTAAACGGGATCAACCGGCTGATAACGTTGGCATTGGTAATCAGGACATGACCCAGACATGCAAGGACATGATGGCGAACATGAATCTCATGATGACAAACATGAACAAGTTCTTTGCCACGAAGGCACTTTCCCAGGATCCTGTAACTATCGAGGACACGGACGCAGCTGGCGAGGTCGCTGGGGCTGAGGCCAACGAGGCATCCGAGGACACTGGATTGTTTAGTAAGAATAATGCTGTAACGGATATGGGCAAAGCCCACTTGAGTAGCTCATTTACTTCGGTTGCTTTGGCCTTGGACGCACATGTTAAAATAGAACACAAGGAAAAAATTTGGGCTAATGTTGACATCGCCAAGTTGTTGAATCCGGCTTCCCAGAAAAAGCAATCTTTCAAAGTCAATGGCACTGGCACCGATGGAGATGAAACACTCACCTTCTCCTTTGGTGTACCCAAAGTTAAGATAACCTCATTTTCGCAATGGCAGTCGGCTTTCGCCATTTTTCAGTCCATTTACCTTGATAAGTTCCCGGCAGTATCTAAACAGCTCCTCAGTTATGAGGCATCCGTTAAGGATCTTATGGTCAGAGGGGGTGACTGGATGTTCTACGACGAGGGTTTTCACCGCAATATGGGCGTGAACCCCCGTCAGTGGGACGAACCTTTGTGGGAGCTCTGGGTCCGGGCCATTCACCAAAAGCGCAACAACCCCGCGCAGATCAACCAGCAGCCCTTTCGCCAAGGCAAGAAGGGTCTTTTAGGAGCCAGTACCCGGAAGTTCCCTGCTGGGACCTGTTGGAGATACAACGGAGGCAGACCATGTCCCGGATGCAACTTCCCACACAAGTGCTCCGATTGTGGTGGGACACACCTGGCAACCCGATGCGCTGGCCAGACCCGTAGCACCAGTAACCCTACCTGCCAGCCTCAACTGCAGTCATCCCCTACCTCCTCTGGCCGACCAAAATCCATTGTTACCCCGCCAAACGGACCAATGCGCTCCAACCAACCACCCAATGCAAAGCCGGCTGCCAACGCCCATTAA